The genome window GTACAGTAGGAGATGGGGGCGTGTGATCGTGTGGGCAcgtgtttgtatgcatgtctgtgtgtttgtgtgtgtgtatgaggggcCAGGAACAGTGGTCGTGTTGGTCACTATGGGAAAGGAACCGGAGTGGTGGCCCAGTGAGTGGTTTATTGGAGGAGGGTGGGTGATTGTGGGagagagaagtggagacagagtGGTTGGCCCAGGGGAGCAGTCCAAATgtccggggacagagagggaccCCAGCCACAGCCGGGACTGGGGTGGCTGAGGAGAAGAAAGACCCCTTCTCCTGGGGCAGAGGGCCCCAGGGCGGGGGTGGGAGCTGGATCTGGGTCAGTGAGCAAGAGAACGCCTCTTCTGGGTGCCAGGGTGTCCGTCCTGTGTCCTGGGTCTCGGAGCGGCCTAGGAGAGTTTGATGGTGGTGTTGGGGCCCAGATccctggagagagaagaggatccaGGCATGAATTTGCTTTGAGAAGTCCATCACTCAGCTGTGAGCTGGGTCTAGACCAGGGACCTCCTCCTCTGAAAGGATGCCCCGCCCCCAGGAAGATGCCCCTCCCCCGGGAAGATGCCCCCTTCCCCCGAAGATGCCCCTCCCCTGGGAAGATACCCCTCCCCCCGAAGATGCCCCGCCCCCAGGAAGATGCCCCTCCCCCGGGAAGATGCCCCTCCCCCGGGAAGATATGACTCACGGTGGTGCAGCCTGAGATCCTACCCCTCTACTCACCTGTCGTGGAACCACTCCTTGGGGTGGGAGAAGTTGGGGCTGGTGCCGTTGTCATTAGTGTCCTCTGGCCAGGTCTCACTCAAGTACTTGGTGGTCTCATGGGTGCTGTCCACATAGTCATGTCGGAGGTGGGCCTGGGGCCTCGGCTCTCCTGGGCCCCCGGGTTTgagctcccagccttctgggggCTCCACAGGCAGTAGGGCACCTCGGCCATCTTCCCAGGAACCTGTCCCATCATCGTAGAACAGCAGGCTTCGGGAGGGCACTGGGGAACAAGCACAGGGTGAGCCGTGGGTGCTCCTCAGGGTCCCCCTCTGCCCAGACATGTGCTGGGCAGGAACAGCGGCACTGCGGCACTGCGTCTTACAGGCCTGACTCTTAGTCCTAGCTCTAAGGACCCCTGGCTGTGTGATCTCAGCTTAGTCACATACACTCTGCTCTGATTTTGCTGAGCATTTGTTTGTTGATCTGCAAAATGGGGATGGCAGAATCAACCTCACGGAGATTCAAGGATTGGTGAGTGATACAGTGTAAGGGACTGAAAGTGTGCTTAGCAAAACCACGAGCTCACAAAAATGCAGCACTTCTGAGAAGAGAGTGCTCGGTTGGTTGCTTACGGAAAACTGGAATTCCTCCACCTCACCCACCCCGCCCCTCCACTGTgtggtcctagggatcaaacccagagcttcaggCACGCTAGGCCGGATACTCTACCACCAGGATACAGAGCCAGCTTACCCATCTTCCCGCCCCcagcctctctttctctcaggttccttttgagacagggtctcactgagtgGCTCAGGCTCGTCATTAATTCATTTTGTAGCCTGGGTAACTGTTTAACTTTCACTCTTCCTGCCTTGACCTGAGAAACCGGGATCGCAGCACTGCACCTTCAGGACCTGCTGAGAGCTGGGTTCTAATCCTACCATGTCACGCGCTTCctaggagactttttttttattttttttttttatttttttttttttttttggttttttcgagacagggtttctctgtgtagctttgcgcctttcctggagctcacttggtagcccaggctggcctcgaactcacaaagatccgcctggctctgcctcccgagtgctgggattaaaggcgtgcgccaccacgcccggctcttcCTAGGAGACTTAAGGGAAACTTTTTCTCTTCACTTCTAGGCAAGGTCACCCTTCGGAGAAGTCAAGGGGAGGGAAATGGACATTCGCCGGACACCTGTGCCAGGTATTACATAAATAAAGCCTTCAGTTTACAGCACACTGAGTCTCACACGAAGCCCCAGAAATGAGGCGTTTTAAGCCCTGCTTCCCAGAACTCATCATCCAGGGCCCCTGCAAGCTGGCTTCCTGGCTCCAGCCTGCTGGCTCCCTCCCAGCTTCCCCTGCAGGGTCTAATCTAGGGGGATCTATGGAAAAGGCGGCCCCTGGCATTGTGTGGAGCTGTAGCCCGGAAACCAGTCTGCTCAACAAGCCACCTCCTTCCTCAGACGTGCCCTCTCCCCTGCCCGGGGCCGCGCTCGCTCCGCTCCGCAGGCTCCCCGTGCCCGGCCTTCCCCTCCGTGGGTGATGTCCACGGCACTGCCCTTCTCCACTGTGTTCTCAgtcttctcctctggcctccacagacggGGCTCTCAGAGCCTgggtccccccaccccagtcaCAGCGCTCCCCAGCGGATCCAATCCCTCTTCCTCCTAGCGCTCCTCCCTGCAGGCTCTCCCGGCAGTACCCCTCCCCTAAACAcactcctgccctcccctctctctgacctctcatctgtttcctctttctcttctgccaCGTCAGATTCCTGCTTCTGGCATTTGAAGGGGGGCCTGCAAGATCCTCCAGGGCCTGCCCGAAGTGGCCTCTGCCTCGGAAAGCCACACCGTTCTTTGCCGGTCCCTGTACTGACTCTTCCCGCCCTGGCTTTCCCTTCACATCAGGAGCTAGTCCAGGAGGCAGGGCGGGCATATGCTCCCCTAGAATGCACTAGAACCACTGTGCACCGTAAGGACAGCAGCTTCTGGGTGTCTAGAGAACTTAAGATACACGCCCTTGGTCATACAACCAGCCCACAGCAGTGTCCGCTGTGACTGACTCTGAACCACCGGACCACACAGTACCCCACGGGGTGGCACCCGCAACACAACTATCACTCTCACCAGGGGTCGGTGCTCCCGGCAGAGTCCCAGACACCTTGCTGTGGGTCCCCCTGTGCCTCAGAATCTTTCTTAACTCTGCGTGTCCAGCAGTCTCTACCACATTAGAAGTGACCGAAGACGGACATTCATTTGCTGTCCCGATACTAAAACACAGCGGTGCTTAGCCAATGCATCATAACCTCTGCCACCCCATACACAGAGGTTGGACCTACAACACCCTACTGTTCTCTGAGTCACACCAAAGGATCTCAGAGAGGCAGACTTAGAGTTTGGGTCGAATTCTACCACTAACATTAAACACACTGTAGACCCTTATTGGGGTTCAGTTACTCTATCTACAAAATTAAAGTGTAGAATGAGATAATGCCAACCCCaatctttttgttggtttgtttgtttgtttttggtttttcgagacagggtttctctgtgtagccctggctgtcctagaactcactctgtagaccaggctggccttgaactcagagatccacctgcttctgcctccgaagtgctgggattaaaggcgtgcgccaccactgccaggtttcCAATCTCgatctttgaaaaatattttttttaattttttttaaatgtatatggagattctgcctgcttgtgtgtgcatCACTTGCATGCTTTGGTgccttcagagaccagaagatggcactgaatcccttggaactggagttacagtggctGGGAGCCACCTgtaaccaccatgtgggtggttaGGAatcaaaccactgagccatcctctccagcccttaaaacgttttttgaaacagggtctcactatgtagccctggctggcctggaactccccatgtacactgggctggccttgaactcgtagagatccacttgtctctgcctcctgagcgctgggatcaaaggtgtgtgccggCACACCTGGCATGGCTTCCCTTTTGCAGCCGGCTTCCACCCGGAGTCTGAGAGGTACTCACTCTGACTGGCTGTGTAGATGCTGTCGGCTGCAATAGGGTCTTCCTTCACGGTCTTCGAGCcggaagagaaggcaggaaggcagggcgCCAGGGAGCCCAGCACCAGAACGAAGCACAAGGCTGCCACCTAGTAGCGGGCAGAGCAGTCATCAGATCGGGCAGGGCGGGCCCACAAGATTGGCCGCCCCTCTGACTCTCCTCACCCCAAACCATCGCATGCTCAGTGCTTCCCCAAGAAAGCCTCTCCAGAGCTGGCTGCTTCCTAGAGGTGGAGTCtctggccctgctgcagccaagGCTGCTCAGGTCCCCCTCACCGGAATCCGGGGAACATGGAAGCCAGTGTCTGGAGAGGAGGGCGGGTTCTATGTGGTTCTCACCCTCAGGGGAGAGAAgtcaggaagggaagaaagaggaaggggaaatggagggTTGCAGCTGTGACCAGGGTGGGGACATATCCCCACATCACACTCTCAGCCCCAGGAAGTTGACAAGAGGgagccaagagtccctggggAGCTCCAATAAGGCCCCGCCCTCAGGGCCAAAGCCTGTCCTAGGTGTCCTTTGGGGGCTCTCAGGGACTCCCCATCACCCATTCCAAAAGGAGCCACACTCCCCGAGTCTGTGGAAGCCACTTTCCCAAGGATTGGCCCTTCACTGGATTCAGTGGTATCAATCACACATCTGTCAGAACTGGCCTGGCCAGGCCACTGGCCCCTCCAGGCTCTGCTCACTCTCCTAGAGAGCAGGCCTCCAGAGGAGCTCCCCGCGGTGGCCTTGTGCACGGGAGCAGCACCTACCATGAGGCAGGTGCCCGTCTGAGTGGCCGCCATCTTGTAAGGTCTGGAGATCTTGCTGGTGACCAGAGTCTGGAGTTTCTGCAGCTGCTGGAGCAGGGTCCTGAGGAAGGCACGGTAGTCACCAGGGGGGGATCAGGCACGGTGGCCATGTCTACATGCTGAGGGAGCCGGTTCTGCTCCTGACTAGGCCTTCATGCTTATGTGCCCATTTTAGTCAAGACACAAAAGGTcacctcctgcctggctccccTGGCTTGGGTACTGGGGGTCTGCCTCATGGTGGAAAGCTGGGTCACCCTGTGGAAGCTTAGGGGGTGCCCTGGATTGTTCCTGACTCTTCTACGGAAAGGTTATCTATCTTTTTCTTACTCACACCAGTCACAGACACGTCAGCTTTCCTCCTTTGCACCCCAAAGCACCCTGATGCGACGAGAAAGATTCTTGGCACAGTGGCTAGGGCAGTCAGTAAACCGCAGCCACTGTTTACGTTAATTCGATTGCTGTTTTtactgttatcatcatcatcatcatcatcatcgccaCACCTGTAACACTGTAGCTTTATTTGTGGACTTCCACGTCAGTCTCCACTGCTAAGTAAGGGCAAGAACTGGGTACCACCCAGCACGGGGTCCTTTGGGTATACACTCAAGTGTTAAACAGTTAATATTGCACTTCCCCACCCAGCTGGGTTCATGCAGTTTCTGAAGTGAACAGCAGGTGGCGAAATTTCCCTAAAGCTCTTCCATACTTAGGGGCAGAGGTAGCTAGAGGAAGTTTGAAGGCTCCACCCCTATCCTGATTGGGACTGGGGGTGGAGTCGCGGATTCTTTAAGCCAATCAGGGCAGTGGCTGGGTTCGGCCTGAGCCGCTGggtcagaggaaggaagggagaaaatgcaGTTAGGGTCTCCGGAAGGGAAGCGGGAACAGGAGGATGCCGCTTCCTGGGCACATAGGAAGTTCAGGGCTTAGTTacaacacagaaagaccctgccttCTGCCTGCACAGGTGCACCAtggtgtgtacacatacacacccaataaataaataaacggaactcaaaacttaaaaaaaatagacaaaacccccaaaaccaaacaaacaaaaacctagtgtgcacaaggtcctgggttcaatcctcagcatagCTGGGAGATGGTCGTGTGTTAGGCGCCTAGTAAATGCTGTTGTTTGTATTATTGTAATTACTTCTAGAAAATAATATCAAACACTTCAGTGGATTCATAGCTCAGAGCACTATCCAGAATTCAGAACAGTATTAGAAAAAGAGGCAAAATCAACaagtgagtttttttgtttgtttgggtggtttttttttttttgtgttttgttttttgtttttttgttttttgagacagggtttctctgtgtagccttggctgacctagaactcgctctgtagaccaggctggacttggattcagagagattcacctgcctctgctgggattaaaggtgtgtgccagcactgctcGGCCAGGTGAGTATTCTTTAATGCCACACACCACGCTGATTTCAGTCATTGTGTCTTAGAACCTTCACACAGGTCCCATTAGCCAGTGCTGCTGTCATGTCCTTGGTGCCAAGAAAATTAGGCCCAGAGGTTCAGGAGAAATAGCAGAGTGGGAAAAGAACCTAGAGCCCGGGGCTGGGATCTCATGCAGGGTGCCCATGTGGGTTCCCAGGCACTGATGCTTCTCAAGCTAAGCGCAATGGAGTCGTCCAGGGCGCTTGTTAAAATGcagctggggagctggagagagggcttagcAGGTGAAGTGCTCACCCACACATAAGGATCTGAATTTGGACCCGGCATCCCTGTGAAAAGGCCAGgcatgagccaggcatggtggcacacacctttagtcccagcactcaagaggcagaaagcaggtggatctctgtgagttcaaggccagcctgatctacatagcgagttccaggacagccagagctaaataatagagagaccttgtctaaaaaaaaaaaaaagcctggaagGCAGGCATGGGTGTGCAGGGGAGAGGGACAGTGGACACAGGACGTAGAACCAGCCAGTTCAGCCAACCAGTGGGTGTCAGACTTAGTGAAAGACCCCGTTGCAAATGATAAAGTGAAGAACAGCCATGGAAGACaccagatgttgacctctggcggcacacatacacacacacaacacacacacaacacacagagagataacACACATGcaaagataacacacacacacagaaacacatacagatacacacagagataacacacagatacacacagagataacACACACAGATAACataacacacacatcacacacacacacacacacacacacacacacacacacacacatacacaaatacacacacatgcacgctaTGTAGATTCTGACCCAGCAATCTTAGGAAAGTCCTGAAATTCCTGATTTCTTACAAGTTCTCAGGCCATAATGGGGAACTGGCTAGCAAGGGTCTAGGCCAGCAGATTTAACAGTCATCGGAACCACTGGAAGGTATACTAAAACCCtgaaagagatggttcagtggttaagagcactggccgctttcccagaggacctgggctcagtccccagcatccacatgacagctcataaccatctggaactccagttccaggagatccaacaccctcttctggcctccatgggcacttggcACGCATGTGCtattcagacatacatgcaggcaaaacattcgtacacataaaacaaacagcagcaacacTGATTGCATCCAGGCACAGTGACGCACACATGGTACtcatagtactcaggaggcagaggcagaggaatcaggagttcaaggttgtcctcgGCTCCTTAGCGCttctaaagccagcctgggctatatgagactcagtctcaaaacaaaataaaatctaccCAGAGTGCTGGGCCTTCCCTCTGCAGCGAATGATTCAGTAAACCCAGCCTTGGGTCTGAGAATaagtatttctttgtttttgtttgtttctttgagatagggtctctctaagtagccccgactgtcctggagctccctctgtagaccaggctggcctggaactcacagagatctgcttgcctctgcctctcaagtgctgggattaaaggcgtgcaccattatGCCCTTTCAAGAGAGAATAAGCATTCCTAACAAGTTGAGagatgatgctgatgctgatgctgcagAGCACATCTGGAGAGTCTCTGCCCTGTGTAGTCTTACTTGAGCATCTTACCAGCCTGTCAGATGTCTAGAGTTATGTGCAGTTAAGATCAGCTGGGAAGCCAGGGCTCCCAGTTCCTGGGGTACATTCTGGGGTATTATCCTGACCTGGCTATCTATCTTCTCCCCTGCCTCCCAGAGCCAGCCAGCACCTTTAGTGGGGTAGGCAGGACACAGGGGTACCACTCACCTGTTGGCATTCTCTAGGGTCTCCACCTTCTTCCACAGCTCAGTGTTCTCTGATGTATATGTCTCCACCCTGGAAGGATCAGGCAGACACAGGCTGAAGGCATCCCCATAGACTCAGCTGCTCCACAGCCGCTGCCCGCTACCATCCCATCGCCTGCGGCTGGGCCTCGGGCCTCGGACACCAGGCTGGAGTCCCGGCCCTACTCGCTCTGGAACACTTACTTCTTTTCTAGACATTCCACGTACTCCTTCTTCTTGCGGCGGCTCTCCTGGGCCGAGATCTAAAGGAGGGAGTTCCCAAACAAGGGTCACCATTGCCAACTAGCCACTTCCTGGGTCGTTCCCAGTTTCAGAGCTGACAGCATCAGGGGACAGAGGCCCTCCTCAGGGGAAAGTTCCCATAGTCTTAAGGTCGAGATGGCTCCAGCCTTACCTTGTTCTTAATTTTCCTGCGTACCCTCTTCAAGGCCTTCTCCTCAGCCTTGGTGAGGGGGAGTTTGGTGGGGATGGGGTAGCCCTCGGCGATCAAGGTTCGCTTCTCCTCTTCTGTCAAGAGCAGTGGCCCTGATGTCCCCTGTAGTTTCTGAAGAAAACAGACAATTCTGGCTTTGCATTTGAGCACTGCTGTGTATTCAGCTCTCTGAACCTCACTTTCCTCCTTGGGAAAGGGGAACCCTCTGAGTTAAGTCCAGTGACATGCATCAAGTGTCAGAACGGCTTTGGGAGGACACTTCCCCTGTCCTACCCTAGAATCCAGTCTCAAAGCTCATTTGCCCAGGGCCCCCTAAACAGCACCCCCTTGTGTCCCTCCCCACAATTTTAATTTAGGAGGATCCATGCCCTCCCAGAGTTCAGGGTCTCTTTCCATGTTGCCCCCAAATAGCCTGGGTCACTTGCCAGGGTTGAGAAATGTCAGGTTCTCAGCTCCACGACAATGTGGCTTCTAGGCCTCCTTGGACCTCATCTCTCTACCTTTGACTTCCATTCATCttgaggcagaactgaaaaatcCCCCCTCTTACTTGCCAGCCGGCACCTCCCTGAATCTGATGGGATAAGTATCAGATGTGGGGCTCCCTGACCACTTCACTGATGAGGGCACTGGGTAAACCCATTCATTACCTCACCCCCAGGGCCGGCCCATCCCCAGCTGCTTACGTGAGGGGCAGTGAGGAGCGGCGAGGTGGAAATGGCCATGGAGGAGCGGGCCATGGGCCGGACAGGGCTGGAAGGGGGCAGAGAGCGGGGACTCTGGGAGCCGTCACTGTCACTGCCATGGCTGCTGGGGGGTGTCGGAGGCATCTGTACGAGGTCCTCTGCAAACAGTAGAGGGCTAGGTGAGTAGGGCTGCACCCCATGTGGGCTCCGACCTCGTGAGTTCAGCTGAACATGGCCTGTGCCAGCCCTGTCCCCGAAGGAAATGTGCTGATGAGCCCTTAGCCTCAGCTGGAATATCAGAAGCCCCTTGGCAGTGCCAGGAAAAATGACTGCTGGGTACTGCCTATCTCTGACAGTGCAGAGGAAGCCCCCCTGCAGCCTTGGTGAGGAGCCCCTGGGCCACATGCTCCCCTACCTGTGGCTTTACAGTATTCAGTTTCTATAAGACCCAGCTCCGAAAGTCCGAGGGGACTAAGGTCTCCAAGCAGATCCAGGGGGCTCAGGCTGACCAGTgccctcccttttccttcctctgacTCTAAAACACTGATCCAGTTTCAGGGACAGGGTGGCAGGTGTTGGGATTGCAGCAGAGCCGTGAGGAGTCCCCTTCCATGGCCAGAGCGGCAGGAAGACCTCAGCAGGTGTCAGAAAGAGGTGTCTCAGAGGCCCAGCAGCCAGCAGCGATGCTGGGAAAGCTCCCGGGATGGCGCAGATCCAGATGTGGAAACCTGGGCTCCACGGCCATGTAGAGCAGGGTTTGACATAGGTTGGCACCCACAGAAGGCTTTACTTGTCTCTTTACTGATGCTTACTTGTCTCTTATGGATCCCACTCTGAAAAGAATGACTCTTCTCCCGTATGTAAGCACCTATGGTACCTTATTCCTATTTCCAATCTTGTGGTACTTAGCCCAGGGCTTGACACATGTATAGTAGATGTTGAATCAATGTTGACATATTAATATGGTGGCATTGGAACGATTCTGctaccctctctcactccagtAACTCACAGAATCTGACCATGGTCTCTTGACCCAATGAGCTGTACAGTTCCCTGTGGATTTGCTATCTGCACACCTATATCACTGCTGAGTCTGTGGCCTTAGGACCCTGGGATCTACTTGGTACAGAGACTgtcttctctctttgctttgaGAATACCTAGGACAATTAAGATGGTACCCAGTAAACCTTGGTTGGATGCATGGACAGATAGATGCGTGtttgggtggatgggtagataggGTAGATGGATGAATTAATGGATGTttggtggatgggtagatggatagatgggcaCATGGATGTTTTGttagttggatggatggatgaatgtggagatggatgaatgaatagatgaatgaatggacaGGTGGGTGGTAGAGCGATAGATGGATtcatagatgaatggatagttGGATAcacagatgggtggatgggtggatggacagatgtttggatggataaatgggtagatgggtggatggataaatagatgagtggatggatgggtggatggatggatggaaggtgACTGGTGATTATAAAGTGTTCTTCAGTGAGTGAGTGGGTGGAAGGGGGATCAGCAAATGGAATGGGGTTGGTAGAATGATGGCAGCCGAAGATTGGGTAAAGAAGCaatggaagaaaaagagggagcaTAGAGAGATAAAGAGCGAGAGATTGGGAGGGTGAGATCATCTGGGGGAGAAGTGGGAGTTTTGAGGGAGGGGTGGACTGGACAGGGAGCAGGATGCTGTCTGTCTGTAATCAGAGTCGTTGTTGTACATGCTTACCTGGTGTCACTTTGAGGAACTGGCTCACTTCTGGAGGTTCTGCTTTGATCACTGgcagctgagtcatttctcctgGGGCCTGAGGAAGAGACAGGTTCAGCTCCATCACCTGCCCCTGGGACAATCCTCACCACAGTGTtcgccctcctccctccctcaggctGGAGATCCATCCTGCATGCTTGGAAGAATGGCTGGCCTCGAGAGTCCTGGGCTCAGCCCAGACAGAACAGAGAGGCAAGTTCTAATGCTTGGAAAAGCCACACTAAGAGCAGAGAGCGGTGCTCCACACTGTAGGTCAGAACTGAATCCCAGGAAGCAGGATTCCCGTGGCGTCTGGGGCCGTGCCACCTTCCAGACAGAGGCTGACCCTTCACCAACTATGAAAGCCTTGGTATGTGTTTGCCATGAGCACAGGAGGTCATGTTAGCCCTACACTAGCTGTTGGATGATTGAGGACAACAGTTAAGGAGGAATTAATTGGCCAAGGCTCAGAGGAAGCCGAAATGTGACCTGGGATACAAATGGGAGACGGGCTCATACAAGGAAGCCTGCAGCAGCCAGAGCCCTTGAGCGGCTTCGAGCAAGGCACGGGTGGAACCAGATGTGCATTCTTAACAAGTGTGTAttcctatttatttaatttccagAGTATTGTTCTAGAAAGGGCTTCAGGAACACGTGTGGCTTCGTACATATGAACTTCACCAACACGCATGTAAGTGGTGATCTCGGTGAGGAGGGTGTGGCTCTTGGGACTGTCTCGTCCCGCTGGGTCTGCTGGCAGCAGAGATCGCGACGccgtggggggtgggagggacagAGTGCTGAACACGGGACAGTGAGGAAGAGCCAGGGAGAGGGCAGGGTGTCCAGGAGCTGGGCCATTCCCTGGTCTACACCCAGCTCCGTGTCCACACTGCAGGTGAGGGGACCTGAGGGGACACTAGGGGGCTGCAGCGTGCAGTGCTGGGTCCCTTTGGTGGTTCAAAGGGCTCTTCCCAGACTGGATCCCGAAACCTGCACTGTCTAGAGTGGGAAGCCTCCGCCCTCGGGTCTGACAGGCCACGCTGGGGGACGCAGCTTCGAAATTTCTGACTTCATGATTTGGGGCTTAACTCCTGGGAACTTCGGTTTCTCCACCGTGGTCCCTTCATCCTTCTGATGCTGGCTGGGCCGGTCCTGGAGGTCTCTAAGAATCTGGCTGGTTGTCAATCAGCCCTTGAACCTTGGGAGCAGGAAGGGCTTTTTTCCGTTTATGACCACCCACTTTGAACCCAGGTGACCAGCAGGAGGCGAACCCCCTGCCTAGGGATTAAGGttagtctgtttgtttgtttttaaactatggAACTTTAGGCCTTGGGGCTTGCACCTATTTTACAGGGAAGGAAgctgaagaaaagagagaaggtaaGTCTGTCCACAGTCAGGAGCAAGCCTGACCCCGCAGAGCCTCTGCCAGAAGCCAGTGGTCTGGGCCTCACTCCTGAAGGGTCTTGCGTTTACAGCTGTTATCTATACACTCCAGAAATGGAGCGTGGAGTTTGCATTTATTAATCTAAATGCAAACTAACTAAAATACAagaccatttttgtttttgtttttgcatttacATGTTGATCTTTCTCCAAATCCTGAAActtaaaaggaaaggaagtaCCCTGGGGTATCCCCTTGCAGGTGCCCTTGACTTTGAAACTAACCTCAGCCCTGCCTGGTGCCCTGAAAGCTTTCTCTGCATGCAGGGAGGGAGGGCCCAGCATGCTTGGCAGGCACTGGAGGATGGTGAAGGGGTGACcagtgtgggaggcagaggaccCTCAGCCCCCAAGGCTCGCAGCTTGCGGAGCCCTGGGGTGGAGTCCAGGACATTGGGTGTCACTGCCCTctgtctcccctcagccttcactccctccctcagCCCCTATCAATAGTTCCTAGGCTCACCTGGTGAGGGATGGGCAGCCTGGAGATGGGGCTgaggcccagcagtggtggtgtggCCATGGCAGCAGCAGCCGCCATGGCAGAGGAGGCAGCCAGAGGGTCGACGGGTAGCTCCGGGCTCTGCTCCTGCTTCACCATAATGGAGCACAGTTTGTGTCCCAGTGCCCACGCTCCGCGTTCTACATCTGTGGGGAGGGTGAAATgggaaggacccaggttcagaggCTCCCAGAGCAGA of Peromyscus maniculatus bairdii isolate BWxNUB_F1_BW_parent chromosome 4, HU_Pman_BW_mat_3.1, whole genome shotgun sequence contains these proteins:
- the Creb3l1 gene encoding cyclic AMP-responsive element-binding protein 3-like protein 1 — translated: MDAVLEPFPADRLFPGSSFLDLGDLNESDFLNNAHFPEHLDHFVENMEDFSNDLFSSFFDDPVLDEKSPLLDMELDAPAPGIQAEHSYSLSGDSAPQSPLVPIKMEDTTQDVERGAWALGHKLCSIMVKQEQSPELPVDPLAASSAMAAAAAMATPPLLGLSPISRLPIPHQAPGEMTQLPVIKAEPPEVSQFLKVTPEDLVQMPPTPPSSHGSDSDGSQSPRSLPPSSPVRPMARSSMAISTSPLLTAPHKLQGTSGPLLLTEEEKRTLIAEGYPIPTKLPLTKAEEKALKRVRRKIKNKISAQESRRKKKEYVECLEKKVETYTSENTELWKKVETLENANRTLLQQLQKLQTLVTSKISRPYKMAATQTGTCLMVAALCFVLVLGSLAPCLPAFSSGSKTVKEDPIAADSIYTASQMPSRSLLFYDDGTGSWEDGRGALLPVEPPEGWELKPGGPGEPRPQAHLRHDYVDSTHETTKYLSETWPEDTNDNGTSPNFSHPKEWFHDRDLGPNTTIKLS